The proteins below come from a single Mucilaginibacter mali genomic window:
- a CDS encoding ArsR/SmtB family transcription factor, whose translation MRRDVFQAIADPTRRAIINMLAAEQMNLNAIADKFDISRPAISKHIKILMQCGLITIRQEGRDRYCLPDYKKLGEVATWVDQYRKFWTSKLDDLDRFLSSEETK comes from the coding sequence ATGAGAAGAGATGTATTCCAGGCCATTGCCGATCCTACCCGCCGCGCTATTATTAATATGCTGGCTGCCGAGCAGATGAACCTGAACGCTATTGCTGATAAATTCGATATCAGCCGGCCGGCTATTTCAAAGCATATTAAGATATTGATGCAATGCGGCCTTATTACCATCAGGCAGGAGGGGCGCGACCGCTATTGCCTGCCCGATTATAAAAAACTGGGCGAGGTGGCTACCTGGGTAGATCAGTACCGTAAATTTTGGACAAGCAAGCTGGATGACCTGGACAGGTTTTTGTCATCCGAAGAAACAAAATAG
- a CDS encoding DUF4920 domain-containing protein, giving the protein MKAILLFAAALLVSVGAFAQDKITPAAPGVTYGKTVTAGKAVNTQTLAASFKSDSVYTGQITGEVVQVCTKKGCFMKLAQANGEPIMVTFKDYGYFMPQNIVGKTVVLEGTAKVTTTSVEQLQHYAEDAGKSEQEIAAIKTPKKDVAIVADGVLVIK; this is encoded by the coding sequence ATGAAAGCTATTTTATTATTTGCCGCGGCATTGCTGGTATCAGTTGGTGCTTTCGCGCAAGACAAGATAACGCCTGCTGCACCGGGGGTTACCTATGGTAAAACTGTTACGGCCGGCAAGGCAGTGAATACCCAAACGCTGGCCGCTTCGTTTAAAAGCGATTCGGTTTATACTGGCCAGATCACCGGCGAAGTAGTGCAGGTTTGCACTAAAAAGGGCTGCTTTATGAAACTGGCCCAGGCCAACGGCGAACCGATTATGGTTACCTTTAAAGACTATGGTTATTTTATGCCGCAAAATATTGTAGGCAAAACTGTAGTACTTGAGGGTACCGCTAAAGTAACCACCACATCGGTTGAGCAATTACAACACTATGCCGAAGATGCCGGCAAAAGCGAGCAGGAAATTGCCGCGATAAAAACCCCTAAAAAAGATGTAGCCATTGTAGCTGATGGCGTACTCGTAATTAAATAA
- a CDS encoding YceI family protein has translation MKRRNLFYLLLAVITLNLHQKKCFGQASTYLLDISKSKLFWQGTKTVGSKHTGTILFKAGSLSTDAGGKFNTGNFIMDMNSISSNDHQQKKDNQEVDEQLKGESFFSVAGYPTSAINVIRIDATGTPDQYKVTGNLTIRNITRQITFNAVIKQAVNRVKATAEFTIDRIKFGIHEKPNPNIMWSLQNAILSDDIPIRLNLEFVKN, from the coding sequence ATGAAAAGAAGAAACCTTTTTTACCTGTTGTTAGCGGTAATCACCTTAAACCTGCATCAAAAGAAATGCTTCGGACAGGCGTCGACCTATTTATTGGATATCAGTAAAAGCAAGCTTTTTTGGCAGGGCACAAAAACGGTAGGTAGTAAGCATACTGGTACCATACTATTTAAAGCGGGCAGCCTTAGTACCGATGCCGGCGGTAAATTCAATACCGGCAATTTTATTATGGATATGAACAGCATCAGCAGCAATGATCATCAGCAAAAGAAAGATAACCAGGAAGTTGATGAGCAATTGAAAGGAGAGAGTTTCTTTTCTGTAGCAGGGTATCCAACATCTGCCATAAATGTTATACGGATAGATGCAACCGGCACTCCCGATCAATATAAGGTAACCGGTAACCTGACCATAAGGAATATAACACGGCAGATAACCTTTAACGCTGTAATAAAACAGGCGGTAAACCGAGTAAAGGCCACAGCCGAGTTCACCATCGACCGGATAAAATTTGGGATCCATGAAAAGCCTAACCCCAATATCATGTGGTCATTGCAAAACGCGATATTGTCTGACGATATCCCCATCCGCCTCAACCTGGAGTTTGTTAAGAATTAA
- a CDS encoding winged helix-turn-helix domain-containing protein, which produces MIFGNRLYYLAGALVLLMIVASCAYVKNSADSEAFEFAKRGIMLRNVGHLLLLQSGDSTSRVLPVKQIAENEYQLQFENKFTFQTDSLVKTIKSSLARNDASADYVVNVIGCSSPQVIFGYAVLNGNKNNVIPCSGRKQPVDCYRVNILFKNKGISARQTGYLVGGLPLLAFIGLLLFKPKRKDQIEIAAIDQPVTSDIITIGKITFDKTARNLTIGHQSIQLTVKESKLLLIFAQSPNQMIDRARLQKEIWEDEGVIVGRSLDMFISRLRKKLEADPSVKLINIHGKGFRLETL; this is translated from the coding sequence ATGATTTTTGGCAACCGTTTATACTACCTGGCAGGCGCGCTTGTTTTGCTAATGATCGTAGCGTCATGCGCGTATGTCAAAAACTCGGCCGATAGTGAAGCTTTTGAATTTGCCAAACGCGGCATCATGTTGCGCAATGTGGGGCACCTGTTACTGCTGCAATCGGGCGATAGTACCTCGCGCGTGCTACCCGTTAAACAAATTGCCGAAAACGAATACCAGTTACAATTTGAAAACAAGTTTACCTTTCAAACTGATTCGCTGGTTAAAACCATCAAATCATCCCTTGCGCGTAATGATGCATCAGCTGATTATGTGGTAAATGTGATCGGTTGCTCAAGCCCGCAGGTGATATTCGGCTATGCCGTGCTTAATGGCAATAAAAATAACGTGATCCCCTGCTCTGGTCGTAAACAACCGGTGGATTGCTACCGGGTAAATATCCTTTTCAAAAACAAGGGCATCAGCGCCCGGCAAACAGGTTACCTGGTAGGCGGATTGCCGCTGCTGGCTTTTATTGGCCTGCTATTATTTAAACCGAAGCGTAAAGATCAAATTGAGATAGCCGCAATAGATCAACCAGTTACAAGCGATATCATCACGATAGGAAAAATCACTTTTGATAAAACTGCCCGGAACCTCACTATAGGCCATCAATCCATTCAGCTTACTGTTAAGGAAAGCAAACTGCTGCTGATATTCGCGCAGTCGCCTAACCAAATGATAGATCGCGCCCGCCTGCAAAAAGAGATATGGGAAGATGAAGGTGTTATTGTTGGCCGCAGCCTGGATATGTTCATCTCCCGCCTTCGCAAAAAACTGGAAGCCGACCCGTCTGTTAAATTAATTAACATCCACGGTAAGGGTTTCAGGCTTGAGACACTGTAA
- a CDS encoding ATP-binding protein — MISIKKIPVLRYGLIVLLVTVLFSGAIYLYIHYNSAQKLQGNISKLISARENSELIDSCLLNLYNADNNSRLYAVTGDKRYIREFSVQINKLSELLSKIKFSAPGISNLRADNLKQLVKEKADKTNSYVQLRRLTDSLIASTSKIDSTLAFTKMRIPIPVKQTVKTVIHVDTLKQSPKTNAQPQARKRFLGRVIAAITGKNKTQPGRPVMVKRDTVKTITEAKTFYTVLPTKTRNYYHKLYSANNKLRSNEHDILLINNNLVISIISELKQYKTLELAYANESKAELTGKVTDVFKEYNYLSKITLGVLIAMVIIVLYNIWKIFINARDIIDDAEKARLYADNKSRFMASMSHEIRTPLNSVIGFSEQLSMSKLQPDQVEQINAIRNSSHMLLEVVNEILDFSKYETGKMAFEQQPFVLQDALTGVLNTVHIQAAKKGLQLRKSFLFSEDTCFSGDMLRLKQVVMNLMVNAIKFTPSGEIFLQAVVMPLKNGRALLKVRIKDTGIGIKKHDLPMIFDEFSQVNDAQKVTRHKGTGLGLAICKKIVELQGGHIKVISELGKGSVFSFELPFMVAKKEDCVIDIPISPAELAQKVTGAHVLLAEDNQLNVLLAKTILKKWNITCDIAYNGQEAIELFETNHYDMVLTDIQMPVMGGLELLGLIRNNTNSVKAETPVIVLTANVLKDDRDMYQQAGANDIVLKPFIERNLIEKISLLLKTRYTRTDELLFRYG; from the coding sequence ATGATTAGTATAAAAAAAATACCTGTACTGCGCTATGGCTTAATTGTCCTGCTGGTTACCGTGTTGTTTTCGGGGGCAATTTATTTATACATACATTATAATAGTGCGCAAAAACTACAGGGCAATATCAGCAAATTGATCTCAGCGCGCGAAAACTCCGAACTGATAGACAGTTGCCTGCTTAACCTATATAATGCCGATAACAACAGCCGCCTATATGCGGTAACCGGCGATAAACGTTACATTCGCGAGTTTTCTGTACAGATAAACAAACTGAGTGAACTGTTAAGTAAAATTAAATTCAGTGCGCCGGGCATAAGCAATTTGAGAGCCGACAACCTGAAACAACTGGTTAAGGAAAAAGCAGACAAAACCAATAGTTATGTACAATTACGCCGGTTAACCGATAGCCTGATCGCATCGACATCGAAGATAGACAGTACGCTGGCTTTCACTAAAATGCGGATACCTATCCCGGTAAAGCAAACGGTAAAGACGGTGATCCATGTCGACACGCTAAAACAATCGCCAAAAACAAATGCTCAACCGCAGGCACGTAAAAGGTTTCTTGGCCGGGTTATAGCTGCAATCACCGGTAAAAACAAAACACAACCTGGCAGGCCTGTAATGGTGAAGCGTGATACCGTAAAAACCATAACCGAGGCAAAAACGTTTTACACGGTACTCCCCACAAAAACCCGTAATTATTACCACAAGCTCTACTCCGCGAACAATAAGCTGCGCAGCAATGAGCATGACATCCTATTGATCAATAACAACCTTGTAATCAGTATTATATCTGAATTAAAACAATATAAAACGCTTGAACTTGCTTACGCGAATGAAAGCAAAGCCGAACTTACCGGAAAGGTAACAGACGTATTTAAAGAGTATAATTATTTGTCGAAAATAACCCTTGGTGTTTTGATAGCAATGGTGATCATTGTGCTGTATAACATTTGGAAGATATTTATTAACGCGCGTGATATTATTGATGACGCCGAAAAAGCCCGCCTATATGCCGATAACAAAAGCCGCTTTATGGCCAGCATGAGCCACGAGATCCGCACCCCGCTCAACTCGGTCATCGGTTTTTCTGAGCAGCTGAGCATGAGTAAGCTACAGCCCGACCAGGTAGAACAAATAAACGCGATACGCAACTCATCGCACATGCTGTTGGAGGTGGTTAACGAGATACTGGACTTTTCGAAATACGAAACCGGTAAAATGGCATTTGAGCAACAGCCCTTTGTGCTGCAGGACGCATTAACCGGGGTATTGAACACGGTACATATCCAGGCTGCTAAAAAAGGCTTACAATTGAGGAAAAGTTTTTTGTTTAGCGAGGATACCTGCTTTAGTGGGGATATGTTGCGCCTGAAACAGGTGGTAATGAACCTGATGGTGAATGCGATCAAATTCACCCCGTCGGGCGAGATATTTTTACAAGCGGTGGTAATGCCGCTAAAAAATGGCCGGGCTTTGCTAAAAGTACGTATTAAAGATACCGGCATTGGCATTAAAAAGCATGACCTGCCGATGATATTTGATGAATTTTCGCAGGTGAACGATGCGCAGAAGGTTACCCGCCATAAAGGCACAGGTTTAGGTTTGGCGATATGCAAAAAGATAGTTGAGCTACAGGGCGGCCATATCAAAGTGATCAGCGAATTGGGTAAAGGCTCGGTATTTAGCTTCGAACTGCCTTTTATGGTGGCTAAAAAAGAGGATTGCGTTATTGATATACCGATCAGCCCGGCCGAACTTGCCCAAAAAGTAACCGGCGCGCACGTATTGCTGGCCGAGGATAACCAGTTGAATGTGCTATTAGCCAAAACCATCCTGAAAAAGTGGAATATCACCTGCGATATTGCTTATAACGGACAGGAGGCTATCGAACTATTCGAGACTAATCATTACGACATGGTGCTTACCGATATCCAAATGCCGGTAATGGGTGGCCTTGAACTATTGGGTTTGATACGAAACAACACCAATAGCGTTAAAGCAGAAACGCCGGTAATAGTACTCACCGCCAATGTATTGAAAGACGACAGGGATATGTACCAGCAAGCCGGTGCCAACGATATTGTGCTGAAACCTTTTATTGAACGTAACCTGATAGAAAAGATAAGCCTGTTATTAAAAACACGGTACACCCGTACCGACGAACTGTTATTCCGTTACGGGTGA
- a CDS encoding DEAD/DEAH box helicase codes for MTFQDFNFNEHLAEGLDAMGYTTPTPIQAMAIPVIMTGKDLIACAQTGTGKTASYLLPVLNKIGEGDKSHINTLILAPTRELAQQIDQQVEGLAYFTGISSVAVFGGGDGIVYEQQRRAIQNNVDVVIATPGRLIAHLTSGVLKMDRLQHLILDEADRMLDMGFYDDITRIIRHLPADRQTLLFSATMPPRIRQLANSIMRNPEQINIAISQPAVGIDQQMYRVFDNQKIPLIKKILAEGNFLSTIIFSSTKEKVKEVYKELRSAKLKVMAFSSDFKQSEREEILRDFKNKTLPIIIGTDALSRGIDVEGIDLVINYDAPPDPEDYIHRIGRTARAATTGTAITLINHRDEHKLRRIEQMIGKPVPQKQLPEELGEAPGPVPERTRHHNHNDKRGGGNRPSGGGKPSEGGENKDPKKRNKKKKWPRRKPKGDGKPNEGSAPAPSSPVTE; via the coding sequence GTGACATTCCAGGATTTTAACTTTAACGAACATTTAGCCGAGGGCCTTGATGCCATGGGCTATACCACCCCTACACCTATACAAGCCATGGCCATCCCCGTAATTATGACGGGGAAAGACCTGATTGCCTGCGCACAAACAGGTACCGGTAAAACAGCATCATATTTATTGCCCGTATTAAACAAAATAGGCGAGGGCGACAAAAGCCATATCAATACCCTTATTTTAGCGCCCACACGCGAACTGGCCCAGCAAATTGACCAGCAGGTAGAGGGCCTGGCCTATTTTACTGGTATCAGTTCGGTAGCGGTATTTGGTGGTGGCGATGGCATTGTTTACGAGCAGCAGCGCCGTGCCATACAAAATAATGTAGATGTGGTAATAGCCACACCGGGCCGTTTGATCGCTCACTTAACTTCAGGTGTGCTTAAAATGGACAGGTTGCAGCACCTGATACTGGACGAAGCCGACCGTATGCTGGATATGGGTTTTTATGATGATATTACCCGCATCATCAGGCATTTACCGGCCGACAGGCAAACCTTATTGTTTTCGGCTACCATGCCGCCACGGATCCGCCAGCTGGCCAACAGCATTATGCGCAATCCCGAGCAGATCAATATCGCCATTTCTCAACCTGCTGTGGGTATCGATCAGCAGATGTATCGCGTGTTCGATAATCAAAAGATCCCGCTCATTAAGAAGATATTGGCCGAGGGCAATTTCCTGAGCACCATCATTTTTTCATCAACCAAAGAGAAAGTGAAGGAGGTTTATAAGGAGCTGCGTTCGGCAAAGCTTAAAGTGATGGCCTTCAGTTCAGATTTTAAACAATCGGAACGTGAAGAGATCCTGCGCGATTTTAAAAATAAAACCCTGCCTATTATTATTGGTACCGATGCGCTTTCACGCGGTATCGATGTAGAGGGGATAGATCTGGTGATCAATTACGATGCCCCGCCCGATCCGGAAGATTATATCCACCGCATTGGTCGCACGGCCCGTGCCGCTACTACCGGAACGGCTATCACCCTGATCAATCATCGCGATGAGCATAAACTACGCCGTATTGAGCAAATGATCGGTAAGCCAGTACCGCAAAAGCAATTGCCCGAAGAACTGGGTGAAGCCCCCGGACCTGTACCGGAGCGTACCCGCCATCACAATCATAACGATAAAAGGGGTGGCGGTAACAGGCCATCCGGTGGAGGTAAACCATCAGAAGGCGGCGAGAATAAAGACCCTAAAAAGCGCAACAAGAAAAAGAAGTGGCCAAGGCGCAAACCTAAGGGCGATGGGAAACCAAATGAAGGCAGCGCGCCCGCACCATCATCACCCGTAACGGAATAA
- a CDS encoding acyltransferase — MKNPDHLPNDRPQNLDWINNLRIIALFAVIMLHCSSPLLADYIKVPRAQWLAADLYNALTRFAVPVFVMITGALLLGREEDVFVFLKKRLGRVVVPFLFWSLVYVAYAYYNEEIPYTGDTWITVKQVLHQLKYGSSYHLWYVYMLIGLYLIIPVLGKFIRNASEKETLYFLVVWLVVMLFSQPYLMRYNPQVDARYFGGYIGYLVLGYYLANKQFSNMRVFGMMAVLAIASVAVITWGTALLHQHYNGISTLMYEPLSWPIVLAASAIFMMMRFTKSLRSIAIINIRNFITKYNYGIYLGHALVLTLLDYDEHYNLSYKSFNPFFSIPLTALVCFVLTLLLVYLINKLPFIGKYISG; from the coding sequence ATGAAAAACCCGGACCACCTGCCGAATGATCGCCCGCAAAATTTAGACTGGATAAATAACCTGCGCATTATCGCCCTGTTCGCGGTGATCATGCTGCATTGCAGTTCGCCCTTACTGGCTGATTATATAAAAGTACCCCGTGCGCAATGGCTGGCCGCCGACCTCTATAACGCGCTTACCCGTTTTGCCGTGCCTGTTTTTGTAATGATAACCGGCGCGCTGCTACTGGGGAGGGAAGAGGATGTATTTGTATTCCTGAAAAAGCGATTGGGCAGAGTAGTGGTGCCATTCCTGTTCTGGAGTTTGGTGTATGTGGCCTATGCTTATTATAACGAGGAAATTCCTTATACCGGCGATACCTGGATAACTGTTAAGCAAGTGCTGCACCAATTGAAATACGGTAGTTCGTACCACTTGTGGTATGTGTATATGCTTATCGGTCTGTATCTTATAATTCCGGTGTTGGGTAAATTTATCCGTAACGCGTCCGAAAAAGAAACGCTTTACTTTTTGGTGGTTTGGCTGGTGGTGATGTTATTCAGCCAACCATACTTAATGCGCTACAACCCGCAGGTTGATGCCCGGTACTTTGGGGGATACATTGGTTACCTGGTGTTGGGCTATTACCTGGCTAATAAACAGTTTAGCAACATGCGTGTGTTTGGTATGATGGCTGTGCTGGCTATTGCGTCAGTGGCTGTTATTACATGGGGGACTGCTTTATTGCACCAGCATTATAATGGTATCAGCACCCTGATGTACGAGCCGCTTAGCTGGCCGATCGTGCTCGCGGCCTCGGCTATTTTTATGATGATGAGGTTTACAAAGTCGCTTAGATCCATAGCAATAATTAACATAAGAAATTTTATTACAAAATATAATTATGGCATCTATTTAGGGCATGCGCTGGTGCTTACTTTGCTGGATTATGATGAGCATTATAACCTCAGTTATAAATCATTCAACCCGTTTTTCAGTATCCCGCTTACGGCATTGGTTTGCTTCGTATTGACCTTGTTGTTGGTGTACCTTATTAACAAGTTGCCCTTTATTGGTAAGTATATTTCGGGGTAA